In Paraburkholderia caribensis, a single window of DNA contains:
- a CDS encoding MFS transporter yields the protein MNWAARIIGGRFHYGWLAVAVVFLVLLAAAGTRATPSVMMVPLEHDFGWSRATISLAISVNIALYGLMGPFAAAAMQRFGVRPTILTALGTMAAGVGLSSLMTHPWQMILVWGVMVGGATGVAALTLSATVVNRWFSTHRGLVMGILTASSATGQLVFLPLLAAIAQHHGWRPVAWTVAIAAALVLPLVAFLLPERPADMALRPFGEPADSPVKSDMSKQNPLAIAFGTLAMASKTRDFWLLFFSFFICGASTNGYVGTHLIAMCGDYGMTEVQGASLLAAMGIFDLFGTTLSGWLSDRFNARVLLFWYYGLRGLSLMYLPHAFGIDFFGLPLFAVFYGLDWIATVPPTVRLATDVYGKDSAPVVFGWVVAGHQLGAAFAALGAGMLRASLGTYTVASMISGGLCIVASIIVLRINRGERSVAAQAV from the coding sequence ATGAACTGGGCAGCAAGAATAATTGGTGGGCGTTTCCACTACGGCTGGCTAGCCGTGGCCGTGGTGTTTCTGGTGCTGCTGGCGGCGGCGGGCACACGGGCGACGCCGAGCGTGATGATGGTGCCGCTCGAACATGACTTCGGCTGGAGTCGCGCGACGATCTCGCTGGCCATTTCCGTGAACATCGCGCTGTACGGTCTGATGGGGCCGTTCGCGGCGGCCGCGATGCAGCGTTTCGGCGTGCGTCCGACCATTCTGACGGCGCTCGGCACGATGGCGGCGGGCGTCGGTCTGTCGTCGCTGATGACGCATCCGTGGCAGATGATTCTCGTGTGGGGCGTGATGGTCGGCGGCGCGACGGGCGTGGCGGCGCTGACGCTGTCGGCAACGGTCGTGAACCGTTGGTTCAGCACGCATCGCGGTCTCGTGATGGGCATTCTCACGGCTAGCTCGGCGACGGGCCAACTGGTGTTTCTGCCGTTGCTCGCGGCGATCGCGCAGCATCACGGCTGGCGGCCCGTCGCGTGGACGGTCGCGATCGCGGCGGCGCTCGTGCTGCCGCTGGTGGCGTTCCTGCTGCCGGAGCGTCCCGCCGACATGGCGCTGCGTCCGTTCGGCGAACCTGCCGACTCGCCCGTCAAATCCGATATGAGCAAGCAGAATCCGCTCGCAATCGCGTTCGGCACGCTGGCAATGGCGAGCAAGACGCGCGACTTCTGGCTGCTGTTCTTCAGCTTCTTCATTTGCGGCGCGAGCACGAACGGCTACGTCGGCACTCATTTGATCGCGATGTGCGGCGACTACGGCATGACGGAAGTGCAGGGCGCTTCCCTGCTCGCGGCCATGGGCATTTTCGATCTGTTCGGCACGACGCTGTCGGGCTGGCTGTCGGACCGGTTCAACGCGCGCGTGCTGCTGTTCTGGTACTACGGGCTGCGCGGCCTGTCGCTGATGTATCTGCCGCACGCGTTCGGCATCGACTTCTTCGGCTTGCCGCTGTTCGCGGTGTTCTACGGTCTCGACTGGATCGCGACCGTGCCGCCGACGGTCCGTCTCGCCACCGATGTGTACGGCAAGGACTCGGCGCCCGTGGTGTTCGGTTGGGTGGTTGCGGGTCACCAGCTCGGCGCGGCCTTCGCGGCTCTCGGCGCGGGCATGCTGCGCGCGAGTCTCGGCACGTACACGGTGGCGTCGATGATTTCCGGCGGACTGTGCATCGTCGCGTCGATCATCGTGCTGCGGATCAACCGTGGTG
- a CDS encoding TetR/AcrR family transcriptional regulator has protein sequence MANSDTAKRALSRRSQTAGSEAQQHLLRAAADLFYREGVRAVGVDAVVERAGVNKMSLYRQFSSKDDLVVAYLEQSDEQFFRRFDESLAKHPGEPKKQLAQYFEDLALRASKEDYRGCPFVNVSAEFPDPAHPARLCVLNNKTKLMERLNALCTEAGARDPGELANALALLIEGIYASSQTYGPGCGPITVAPRVAAQLVALACGEASVE, from the coding sequence ATGGCTAATTCCGATACCGCCAAACGCGCGCTGAGCCGTCGTTCGCAAACGGCCGGTTCCGAAGCCCAGCAGCATCTCTTACGCGCCGCCGCCGATCTGTTCTACAGGGAAGGCGTGCGCGCGGTGGGCGTCGATGCCGTCGTCGAGCGGGCGGGCGTCAACAAGATGAGTCTGTACCGTCAGTTCTCCTCGAAAGACGATCTGGTGGTTGCGTATCTGGAGCAGTCGGACGAGCAGTTCTTCAGACGTTTCGACGAAAGTCTCGCCAAACATCCCGGTGAACCGAAAAAGCAGCTCGCCCAGTATTTCGAGGATCTGGCGCTCCGCGCGTCGAAAGAAGACTATCGCGGCTGTCCGTTCGTCAATGTATCGGCGGAATTTCCGGACCCCGCCCATCCGGCGCGGCTCTGCGTGCTGAACAACAAGACGAAGCTGATGGAGCGGCTCAACGCGCTCTGCACGGAGGCTGGCGCACGCGATCCGGGCGAGCTGGCAAACGCGCTCGCATTGCTGATCGAAGGGATCTACGCGTCCAGCCAGACATACGGCCCGGGTTGTGGACCCATTACGGTCGCGCCGCGAGTGGCGGCGCAACTTGTCGCGCTGGCGTGTGGAGAGGCGTCGGTAGAATAG
- a CDS encoding DUF1415 domain-containing protein: MSSTSPDSHNAILDATRHWLTRAVIGLNLCPFAKAVHVKKQIRYAISEATGMEGVLADLESELRTLADADPAAIDTTLLIIPHALGEFLEYNDCLFFAERMLKQLRLEGTLQIASFHPQYQFEGHEPDDIENFTNRAPYPILHLLREASIDRAVDAFPDAADIYERNMETLRRLGPEGWHTWMSEPAKD; the protein is encoded by the coding sequence ATGTCTTCAACGTCCCCTGATTCGCACAATGCCATTCTCGACGCCACGCGGCACTGGCTGACGCGGGCCGTGATCGGGCTGAACCTGTGCCCATTCGCGAAGGCCGTGCATGTGAAGAAGCAGATTCGCTACGCGATCAGCGAAGCGACCGGCATGGAAGGCGTATTGGCTGATCTGGAATCCGAACTGCGCACTTTGGCGGATGCCGATCCCGCCGCCATCGACACGACGCTGCTCATCATTCCGCACGCGCTCGGCGAATTCCTCGAATACAACGACTGCCTGTTCTTCGCGGAGCGGATGCTGAAGCAACTGCGCCTCGAAGGCACGCTGCAGATCGCCAGCTTTCACCCTCAGTATCAATTCGAAGGCCACGAGCCGGACGATATCGAAAACTTCACGAATCGCGCGCCCTATCCGATTCTGCATTTGCTGCGGGAAGCCAGTATCGATCGCGCGGTCGACGCCTTTCCGGACGCCGCCGACATCTACGAGCGCAACATGGAAACGTTGCGCCGTCTCGGTCCTGAAGGCTGGCACACATGGATGAGCGAGCCGGCCAAAGACTGA
- a CDS encoding class I SAM-dependent methyltransferase: protein MSSKSYEVRPNQSVELLKELHILTRDGKMNQDSRRKLKQVYHLFQFIEPLLQDVKETKGELSLVDHGAGKSYLGFILYDLFVKELRDNSHIYGIETREELVSKSEALAARLGFKGMSFLNLSVAESITSDKLPPNVDIVTALHACDTATDDAIRFALEKHAKYIVVVPCCQAEVAGVLRRNKGKSLANALTEIWRHPLHTREFGSQITNVLRCLQLEAHGYQVNVTELVGWEHSMKNELIVATYKDLPRRRPTERLNEVMDTLGIAELRERFYVEA, encoded by the coding sequence ATGTCCAGCAAATCCTACGAAGTCCGTCCTAACCAGTCCGTCGAGCTACTGAAGGAACTCCATATCCTCACGCGCGACGGCAAGATGAATCAGGACAGCCGCCGCAAGCTCAAGCAGGTCTACCACCTGTTTCAGTTCATCGAGCCACTGCTCCAAGACGTGAAAGAGACGAAAGGCGAACTGTCCCTTGTTGATCACGGCGCGGGCAAGTCCTACCTCGGCTTTATTCTCTACGACCTGTTCGTCAAGGAACTGCGGGATAACTCGCATATCTACGGCATTGAGACGCGCGAGGAACTCGTCTCGAAGTCAGAAGCGCTTGCGGCACGCCTCGGCTTCAAGGGTATGTCGTTTCTTAATCTTTCCGTAGCCGAATCGATCACATCGGACAAACTTCCGCCGAACGTGGACATCGTCACTGCCTTGCACGCGTGCGATACCGCCACCGACGACGCCATCCGCTTCGCGCTCGAAAAACATGCGAAATACATCGTCGTCGTGCCGTGCTGCCAGGCGGAAGTGGCGGGCGTGCTGCGCAGGAACAAGGGCAAGTCGCTGGCGAACGCATTGACGGAGATCTGGCGGCACCCGCTGCATACGCGTGAGTTCGGCAGCCAGATCACCAACGTGCTGCGTTGTCTGCAACTGGAAGCGCACGGCTATCAGGTCAACGTGACGGAGCTGGTCGGCTGGGAGCATTCGATGAAGAACGAGCTCATCGTCGCGACCTATAAGGATTTGCCGCGCCGGCGGCCCACCGAGCGGCTCAATGAAGTGATGGACACGCTCGGCATTGCGGAATTGCGCGAGCGGTTTTACGTCGAGGCTTGA
- a CDS encoding type II toxin-antitoxin system HicA family toxin: protein MDTTPNGNAEQKFQELMAKLLATPEWTEKQQLELEMARDISVEMLRLAEVMRDGSVDMETCLTLLKYAKVLDFVMTTLASRRDIKPQTLRVIFKLAGLKVDEAYPG from the coding sequence ATGGATACGACACCCAACGGAAACGCCGAGCAGAAGTTTCAGGAGCTCATGGCGAAGCTGCTGGCCACGCCCGAGTGGACAGAAAAGCAGCAACTGGAACTCGAAATGGCGCGCGACATCTCGGTCGAGATGCTGCGGCTCGCGGAAGTCATGCGCGACGGCAGCGTCGATATGGAGACGTGCCTGACCCTGCTCAAATACGCGAAAGTGCTGGACTTCGTGATGACGACGCTCGCGTCGCGCCGCGACATCAAGCCTCAGACGCTGCGCGTAATCTTCAAACTGGCCGGACTCAAAGTCGACGAAGCCTATCCGGGCTGA
- a CDS encoding MFS transporter: MRKMRWVVILLCFLAIAVNYIDRANLAVAAPEIQKALGIGPAQMGFILSGFFWTYALMQMPFGWFVDRVGARIALPLAVGWWSLFTAATAGASSVAGMFGCRLMLGVGEAGAYPSCAKLVSQWFKPSQRALATSIFDSGSRVGSALSIPVVALIIGTLGWKASFVVTGIIGAVWILGWLAIYRSPAHGDMTGEHDVVPDTRAARAADKVTWASLFRHRTLWGMMLGFFCLNFVIYFFITWFPSYLVQTRGFSLKSLGTLGMIPALMSIPGGWIGGLVSDALFRRGWSLTAARKTCMVGGMLLSSVITLSAFTSNVYLMLAFFGIAYGSLAFAAASIWSLPADVAPTPRHVASISGIQNFASNLAGIVITTFTGIMVALTKGSFTIPLVVAGGFCFLGAFSYLVIVGRIEPLPADPERPYVPEGAQRSHV; encoded by the coding sequence ATGAGGAAAATGCGGTGGGTGGTGATCTTGCTGTGCTTTCTCGCTATCGCGGTGAACTACATCGACCGCGCGAACCTGGCCGTCGCCGCGCCTGAAATCCAGAAGGCGCTCGGCATCGGACCCGCGCAGATGGGCTTCATCCTGAGCGGCTTTTTCTGGACTTACGCGCTGATGCAGATGCCGTTCGGCTGGTTTGTCGATCGCGTCGGTGCGCGCATCGCGTTGCCGCTCGCGGTCGGCTGGTGGTCGTTGTTCACGGCGGCGACGGCGGGCGCGAGCAGCGTCGCGGGGATGTTCGGCTGCCGGCTCATGCTCGGCGTCGGCGAAGCGGGCGCGTATCCGTCGTGCGCGAAGCTCGTCAGCCAGTGGTTCAAGCCGTCGCAGCGCGCGCTCGCGACGAGCATCTTCGATAGCGGCTCGCGCGTCGGCTCGGCGCTGTCGATACCCGTCGTCGCGCTGATCATCGGCACGCTTGGCTGGAAGGCGTCGTTCGTCGTCACGGGGATCATCGGCGCGGTGTGGATTCTGGGCTGGCTCGCGATCTACCGCAGCCCGGCGCATGGCGACATGACGGGCGAACACGACGTCGTGCCCGATACCCGCGCCGCGCGCGCCGCCGACAAGGTCACGTGGGCGTCGCTGTTCCGCCATCGCACGCTGTGGGGCATGATGCTCGGCTTCTTTTGCCTGAACTTCGTGATCTATTTCTTCATCACGTGGTTTCCGAGCTATCTCGTGCAGACGCGCGGCTTTTCGCTGAAATCGCTCGGCACGCTCGGCATGATTCCCGCGCTGATGTCGATTCCGGGCGGCTGGATCGGCGGGCTGGTGTCGGATGCGCTGTTCCGGCGCGGCTGGAGCCTCACGGCCGCGCGCAAGACGTGCATGGTCGGCGGCATGCTGCTGTCGTCAGTGATCACGCTGTCGGCGTTCACGTCGAATGTTTATCTGATGCTCGCGTTCTTCGGCATTGCGTACGGCAGCCTCGCGTTCGCCGCCGCCAGCATCTGGTCGCTGCCCGCCGACGTCGCGCCCACGCCGCGTCACGTCGCGTCGATCAGCGGTATCCAGAATTTCGCGTCGAACCTGGCGGGGATCGTCATCACCACGTTCACGGGCATCATGGTCGCGTTGACCAAAGGCTCGTTCACGATTCCGCTGGTCGTCGCGGGTGGCTTCTGCTTTCTGGGCGCGTTCAGCTATCTTGTGATCGTCGGCCGCATCGAACCGCTGCCCGCCGATCCCGAGCGCCCCTACGTGCCGGAAGGCGCGCAACGCTCGCACGTTTGA
- a CDS encoding UxaA family hydrolase, which yields MSTAIAAHAAIRLHPNDDVIIATRQLVSGTRIESEDLVVTGLIPPGHKIATRAIAKGEPVKRYNQIIGVARDAIARGQHVHTHNLSMAEFARDHEFGVDTHPTAAAREPAHFMGIRRAEGRVATRNYIGILTSVNCSATVARAIADHFRRDVHPEELAAFPNVDGVIALTHGLGCGVDLRGEGMAILQRTLAGYAAHANFASVLFVGLGCETNQIGGVLESGGLADNTAQLRSFTIQDSGGTRKTIERGIAMVRDMLADANRAVREKVSASHLTVGLQCGGSDGYSGISANPALGAAVDRLVQHGGTAILSETPEVYGAEHLLTRRAVSREVGEKLLARIAWWQDYCARNGAALDNNPSAGNKVGGLTTILEKSLGAVAKGGTTNLVDVYEYAQPIHAKGFVFMDSPGYDPMSATGQVASGANLICFTTGRGSAYGCAPSPSLKLATNTALWERQEEDIDINCGGVIDGTTSIDQLGADIFQMMLDCASGTRSKSELHGYGQNEFVPWQVGVVT from the coding sequence ATGTCGACAGCCATCGCCGCGCACGCCGCCATCCGTCTTCATCCAAACGACGACGTGATCATCGCGACGCGCCAGCTCGTATCGGGCACACGCATCGAATCCGAGGACCTGGTGGTGACGGGTCTGATTCCGCCTGGCCACAAGATCGCGACGCGCGCGATCGCGAAGGGCGAGCCCGTCAAGCGCTACAACCAGATCATCGGTGTCGCGCGCGACGCGATCGCACGCGGTCAGCATGTGCACACGCACAACCTGAGCATGGCCGAATTCGCCCGCGATCACGAATTCGGCGTCGACACGCATCCGACTGCCGCGGCCCGCGAGCCGGCGCATTTCATGGGCATCCGTCGCGCGGAGGGCCGCGTCGCGACGCGCAACTACATCGGCATTCTGACGAGCGTGAACTGTTCGGCAACCGTCGCGCGCGCGATCGCCGATCATTTCCGGCGCGACGTGCATCCGGAAGAACTCGCGGCTTTCCCGAACGTCGACGGTGTGATCGCGTTGACACATGGACTTGGCTGCGGCGTCGATCTGCGCGGCGAAGGCATGGCGATCCTGCAGCGCACGCTCGCGGGCTACGCGGCGCATGCGAACTTCGCTTCCGTGCTGTTCGTCGGGCTGGGCTGCGAGACGAACCAGATTGGCGGCGTGCTCGAATCGGGCGGTCTCGCCGACAACACCGCGCAACTGCGCAGCTTCACGATTCAGGACAGCGGCGGCACGCGCAAGACCATCGAGCGCGGCATCGCGATGGTGCGCGACATGCTCGCCGATGCAAACCGCGCGGTGCGAGAAAAGGTGAGCGCGTCGCATCTGACGGTCGGCTTGCAGTGCGGCGGCTCGGATGGCTATTCGGGCATCTCGGCGAATCCGGCGCTGGGCGCGGCCGTCGACCGGCTCGTGCAGCATGGCGGCACGGCGATACTGTCGGAGACGCCCGAAGTCTACGGCGCCGAGCATCTGCTCACGCGCCGCGCGGTAAGCCGCGAAGTCGGCGAGAAGCTGCTGGCGCGCATCGCGTGGTGGCAGGACTACTGCGCGCGCAACGGCGCGGCGCTCGACAACAATCCGTCGGCGGGTAACAAGGTCGGCGGCTTGACGACTATCCTCGAAAAGTCGCTCGGCGCGGTGGCGAAGGGCGGCACGACCAATCTCGTCGATGTGTACGAGTACGCGCAGCCGATTCACGCGAAGGGTTTCGTGTTCATGGATTCGCCCGGCTACGACCCGATGTCCGCGACGGGCCAGGTCGCGTCGGGCGCGAACCTGATCTGCTTCACCACCGGGCGCGGCTCCGCTTATGGCTGCGCGCCGTCGCCCTCGTTGAAGCTCGCGACGAACACCGCGCTGTGGGAACGCCAGGAAGAAGACATCGACATCAACTGCGGCGGCGTGATCGACGGCACGACCTCCATCGATCAGCTCGGCGCGGACATCTTTCAGATGATGCTCGACTGCGCGTCAGGTACGCGCTCGAAAAGCGAACTGCACGGCTATGGACAGAACGAGTTCGTGCCGTGGCAAGTCGGCGTGGTGACCTGA
- a CDS encoding DUF1059 domain-containing protein: MGRKYIDCRECPSDINCTVALCADSESELLEAAVAHAMQAHKHSDSPELRAQLKSMFHDGTPPLGAPAAA, from the coding sequence ATGGGCCGCAAATACATCGATTGCCGCGAATGCCCGAGCGACATCAACTGCACGGTCGCCCTGTGCGCAGATTCGGAAAGCGAACTGCTCGAAGCCGCCGTCGCGCATGCGATGCAGGCGCACAAGCACAGCGACTCGCCCGAACTGCGCGCGCAACTGAAGTCCATGTTCCACGACGGCACCCCGCCGCTCGGCGCGCCTGCCGCCGCATGA
- a CDS encoding TIGR03862 family flavoprotein has product MPNSSDHPTHHARVAVIGGGPAGLMAAEALARGGARVDVYDAMPSVGRKFLMAGKGGMNITHSEPIEPFLGRYGKRRADIAPLLDVFGPHALRAWLDELGVATFVGSSGRVFPTDMKAAPMLRAWLHRLREAGVQFHMRHKWIGWLAPASSGMHGLRFATPDGEREVSVDAVVFALGGGSWARLGSDAAWVTLMQQREIPVAPLLPANCGFDANWTGYFRERYAGQPVKPVSIAVESVDGTVQHRQGEFVVTSTGIEGSLVYALSSVIRDRLLADGEATITLDLAPGLSAQRVIDEVTRPRGSRSMSSHLHSRIGITGVKLGLLHECLSKEDFADAAKLAQAIKSLPLRLTHARPIDEAISSAGGIPFEALDDALMLRQLPGAFCAGEMLDWEAPTGGYLLTACFASGLVAGQGALAYIVRR; this is encoded by the coding sequence ATGCCGAATTCGTCCGATCACCCCACGCATCACGCCCGCGTTGCCGTCATCGGCGGCGGCCCTGCGGGGCTGATGGCCGCCGAAGCGCTGGCGCGCGGCGGCGCGCGCGTCGACGTGTATGACGCGATGCCGTCCGTCGGACGCAAGTTTCTGATGGCGGGCAAAGGCGGTATGAACATCACGCACTCCGAGCCGATCGAGCCGTTTCTCGGCCGCTACGGCAAGCGCCGCGCCGACATCGCGCCGTTGCTCGATGTGTTCGGCCCGCACGCGCTGCGCGCGTGGCTTGATGAACTGGGCGTCGCGACCTTCGTCGGCAGCTCGGGCCGCGTGTTTCCGACTGACATGAAAGCGGCGCCGATGCTGCGCGCGTGGCTGCATCGGTTGCGGGAAGCGGGCGTGCAATTTCACATGCGGCATAAATGGATCGGCTGGCTTGCGCCCGCTTCGTCCGGCATGCACGGCTTGCGCTTCGCGACGCCCGACGGCGAGCGCGAAGTGAGCGTCGATGCCGTTGTGTTCGCACTGGGCGGCGGCAGCTGGGCGCGGCTCGGCTCCGATGCCGCGTGGGTCACGTTGATGCAGCAACGCGAGATTCCCGTCGCGCCGCTCTTGCCAGCGAACTGCGGCTTCGACGCGAACTGGACCGGGTACTTCCGCGAACGCTACGCGGGCCAGCCGGTGAAGCCGGTTTCGATCGCCGTCGAAAGCGTGGACGGCACGGTCCAGCATCGACAAGGTGAGTTCGTCGTGACCTCGACGGGGATCGAAGGGAGCCTCGTGTATGCGCTGTCTTCAGTGATTCGCGACCGCCTGCTTGCCGATGGCGAAGCGACGATAACGCTCGATCTCGCGCCGGGCCTGAGCGCGCAGCGCGTGATCGACGAAGTGACGCGGCCGCGCGGCTCGCGTTCGATGTCGAGTCATTTGCATAGCCGTATCGGCATTACGGGCGTGAAGCTCGGCTTGCTGCACGAGTGTCTGTCGAAGGAAGACTTCGCCGATGCCGCGAAGCTCGCGCAAGCCATCAAGTCATTGCCGCTGCGGCTGACTCACGCACGGCCCATCGACGAAGCGATCAGCAGTGCGGGCGGCATTCCCTTCGAAGCGCTCGATGACGCGTTGATGCTCCGCCAACTGCCCGGCGCGTTCTGCGCGGGCGAGATGCTCGACTGGGAAGCGCCGACGGGCGGCTATCTGTTGACTGCGTGCTTCGCCAGCGGCCTTGTCGCTGGACAAGGCGCGCTGGCTTATATCGTTCGGCGCTAG
- a CDS encoding methyltransferase, translated as MTNFPTLTWPEADGPQSARWRSEAAVPPAKRVVIADDRTTADAAYRLACEGTALLWRGDFQNARQLLQAMTRRLERKPRKQVAETPLDAFNLHRQAQSQRARTLGMLLIPLEADYTIPLRRAPNVQQACEEVYGPPAQEPSVVSLRELLGMIGAHEWRKKGVEIPALQERIHPYYGVFSPVRGEYVDLVARTPLPSVEKAFDIGVGTGVLSAVLAKRGVKRIVATDQDPRALACAKENLTRLGYDSQVEVIAADLFPEGRAPLVVCNPPWVPARPASPVENAVYDYESRMLLGFLNGLSAHLSPGGEGWLILSDFAEHLGMRTRDWLLSAIDNAGLVVAGREDIKPRHPKATDAADPLHAARKAEVTSLWRLKAKRAATKP; from the coding sequence ATGACCAACTTCCCCACCCTGACCTGGCCCGAAGCCGACGGCCCGCAATCCGCGCGCTGGCGCTCGGAAGCCGCCGTTCCGCCCGCGAAGCGCGTCGTGATCGCCGACGACCGCACGACGGCCGACGCCGCCTATCGCCTCGCCTGCGAGGGCACGGCGCTGCTCTGGCGCGGCGACTTCCAGAACGCGCGTCAGTTGCTGCAAGCGATGACCCGCCGGCTCGAACGCAAGCCGCGAAAACAGGTTGCTGAAACCCCGCTCGACGCCTTCAACCTGCACCGGCAAGCGCAGTCGCAACGCGCGCGCACGCTCGGCATGCTGCTGATTCCGCTCGAAGCCGACTACACCATTCCATTGCGCCGCGCGCCGAATGTCCAGCAGGCCTGCGAAGAAGTCTACGGCCCGCCTGCGCAGGAACCGTCCGTGGTCTCGTTGCGCGAACTGCTGGGTATGATCGGCGCGCACGAGTGGCGCAAGAAGGGCGTCGAGATTCCCGCTTTGCAGGAGCGCATCCATCCGTACTACGGCGTGTTTTCGCCCGTGCGCGGCGAATATGTCGATCTGGTCGCGCGAACGCCATTGCCTTCCGTCGAAAAGGCGTTCGATATCGGTGTCGGCACGGGCGTGCTGTCGGCGGTGCTCGCGAAGCGGGGCGTCAAGCGTATCGTCGCGACCGATCAGGACCCACGCGCGCTCGCTTGTGCAAAAGAGAACCTGACGCGGCTCGGCTACGACAGCCAGGTCGAGGTGATCGCGGCCGATCTGTTCCCCGAAGGCCGCGCACCGCTGGTCGTCTGCAATCCGCCGTGGGTGCCGGCGCGTCCGGCGTCGCCCGTCGAGAATGCCGTGTACGACTACGAAAGCCGGATGCTGCTTGGCTTTCTGAACGGACTCAGCGCTCATCTTTCACCGGGCGGCGAGGGCTGGCTGATCCTGTCGGACTTCGCGGAACATCTGGGCATGCGCACGCGCGACTGGCTGCTGAGTGCAATCGACAACGCGGGTCTGGTCGTCGCGGGACGCGAGGACATCAAGCCGCGTCATCCGAAAGCAACGGACGCCGCCGATCCGCTGCACGCCGCGCGTAAAGCCGAAGTCACGTCGTTGTGGCGGCTCAAGGCCAAAAGAGCCGCAACGAAGCCGTGA
- a CDS encoding ClpXP protease specificity-enhancing factor, with the protein MQEISTKPYLLRALYEWCTDNGYTPHIAVRVDNQTRVPRQFVRDNEIVLNISFEATSQLQMGNEWIEFNARFSGKSHKIEVPVANVLAIYARENGQGMAFPVESAGGEATDSEDEEAVIAEAPEAAPQAAAAEKVSETDEDPRPDDDGSKGGGRGHLKVVK; encoded by the coding sequence ATGCAAGAGATTTCCACGAAGCCGTACCTGCTGCGCGCGCTGTACGAATGGTGTACCGATAACGGCTATACGCCGCATATCGCGGTGCGTGTCGACAACCAGACGCGGGTGCCGCGCCAGTTCGTGCGCGACAACGAGATCGTGTTGAACATCAGCTTCGAGGCGACCAGCCAGCTGCAGATGGGCAACGAATGGATCGAGTTCAACGCGCGGTTCTCGGGCAAGTCGCACAAGATCGAGGTGCCCGTTGCCAACGTGCTCGCCATTTACGCGCGCGAGAACGGGCAGGGCATGGCGTTCCCGGTCGAATCGGCGGGCGGCGAGGCGACGGACTCCGAGGACGAAGAAGCCGTGATAGCCGAAGCGCCGGAAGCGGCGCCACAGGCTGCGGCTGCTGAGAAAGTCAGCGAAACCGATGAAGATCCGCGTCCCGACGACGATGGATCGAAAGGTGGCGGAAGAGGCCACCTCAAAGTCGTGAAATGA
- a CDS encoding glutathione S-transferase N-terminal domain-containing protein, whose product MMVLYSGTTCPFSQRCRLVLFEKGMDFEIRDVDLFNKPEDIAVMNPYGQVPILVERDLILYESNIINEYIDERFPHPQLMPADPVQRARARLFLLNFEKELFVHVGTLENEKGKAAEKNHEKARLAIRDRLTQLAPIFLKNKYMLGEEFSMLDVAIAPLLWRLDHYGIELSKNAAPLMKYAERIFSRPAYIEALTPSEKVMRR is encoded by the coding sequence ATGATGGTTCTGTATTCCGGCACTACTTGCCCGTTCTCCCAGCGCTGCCGGCTGGTGTTGTTCGAAAAGGGCATGGACTTCGAAATCCGCGACGTCGACCTGTTCAACAAACCGGAAGACATCGCCGTGATGAATCCGTATGGTCAGGTGCCGATTCTCGTCGAACGGGATCTGATCCTGTACGAATCGAACATCATCAACGAGTACATCGACGAACGCTTCCCGCATCCGCAACTGATGCCCGCCGATCCCGTCCAGCGTGCTCGCGCGCGTCTGTTCCTGCTCAATTTCGAGAAAGAGCTGTTCGTCCACGTCGGCACGCTCGAAAACGAGAAGGGCAAGGCGGCTGAGAAGAACCACGAAAAGGCGCGCCTGGCTATTCGCGACCGCCTGACGCAGCTCGCACCGATCTTCCTGAAGAACAAGTACATGCTCGGCGAAGAATTCTCGATGCTCGATGTCGCGATCGCGCCGCTGTTGTGGCGTCTGGATCACTACGGCATCGAACTGTCGAAGAACGCCGCGCCGCTGATGAAGTACGCCGAGCGTATTTTCAGCCGTCCGGCCTATATCGAAGCGCTGACGCCGTCGGAAAAGGTGATGCGCCGCTGA